Genomic DNA from Vicinamibacteria bacterium:
ATCTCCACGACGACCGCGCCGGCACGCTCCGAGAGGCGATCTTGCTGCATGGAGAGGACTCCCCGCCGCCGTCTGGCGATCCCGCTCGGAGCGAAGCTCAGGAGGCGCGCGACGGCTTCGCTGCGCTAACGAGCGACGAGCAGTCGGCGGTGATCACTTTTTTGAAGAGTCTCGTGAACTTCTCACCCGACAAGTGAGCCGGCGCACCACTTTTATCGGGCTCGGACGGTGAATGGGCTCTCGCGCTCCGCGACCTCTCCGGTGGTCTCGTCGCTGATTCGCGCCCGTAGCACGTAGTTGCCCGGAGGAAAGCTCGCGAGCGAGATCTCACTGCGAACGGACACCTCGCCGCCTCCTCCCGGACGGTGGTGCGAGGGGGCAACCTTCGAGAAGAGCCTTCCGTCCTTCAGAAGAAAGAACTCCACCCGGATGCGGGCGTCGTCCTCGAGTCCATAAGCCTCGACGTATGCCGTGAGCGTTCGTCCCGAGAGGAAACTCTTGGCGAGATTCGGGACGAGGCGAACGTCACCGAACTGGAACGGCGCCCTCTCCGCCTGACCGGAAGCCGGGGCCTGGACGGCGGCGCTCGCGAGAAGGAGGCTCGAAAGGGTGAGTGTTCCACTCTCGATGGTCGGTACCGAGACCTTCGAGCTTATTTGACCCACGGCTCCGCTCGGATTGTCCCGCACTGTGGCAAGAAGCTCGTACTCACCCGGCGGGAGCCGGATCGAGGCATCGTAGAGCAGCTCGCTCCGCCGGTAGTCATCAATCGCTTCTTTGTCGAGACTGACTTCGATGCGGTCCTCGAGCGCCTTCTCGATCCCGTTCACCTGGTACTGGACCACCAAGTCCACGTGATACCGGTAGCGGTCCTCGAATGGCTCCGGGGTCAGCCGTGCGTAGGGAACCGAAAGCGTGACCGGCACGACCGCGGAGCTTTCACCCGCGTGGAACACGGAGGCTTCGACGAGGACGGGGATAGTGGGGAAGCGCACGCTCGCCTCGGTCACCGCGCGGATACCTCCTTGCGTGAGCCGTGGGATCTTTGCGATCTCCTGGAGATCGCGCTCGAGGTCGAACCGGTCGGTCGCGAGCCGCGTGGGGTTGATCTCCGTCCTCAAGCCCGTGGTCTGGTCCATGAGCGTGCCCCCAGAACGCATCAGCCCGATGGCCTCGAGCTCGCTCATCGCGTATCCGAGGTTCGTCCTCAACGGAGCGACCACGTCGAGGTTCGAGGAGGAAACGATCTCGAACCGGCCCGTCGTCGTAAAGTCGACGAAGGCGATGTCCATGGACGCGGGAAGCCTCGGGTTGCGCGCGTTGTTGTAGGTCCAAATCTCGGACGGACGCTCGAAGGCGGTGCGGCCCGCAGGATTTCGCTCGATGGTGTTGGGCGCCCCAAGTAGAATGTAGATCTTGCCTCGATCCGTCGCCCAACCTGGCGTCCCCGCGCCGAAGTTCTGAAGGGCGTAGGCGAACCGTCGCGCGTGCTCGTCACGCGCCTCGTTGGGAGGCGATTCGGGAGTGGGGTCGCGCCGCCTCCAGAACGATTCGATGAACGCGAGCTTCTCCGCGGGATCGCTCAACGACTCGAAGAGCGCTTTCTCTTCCCGGGAGATGATCCATCTTACGTACTCGTCGAGCCAGCGATCGAGAAGCTCGTCGATCCGGGACATGTCCTCGAACGTAACGAAGCTGAACGTATCGCCGGGGGCGAACGGCGTGGCTCCTACCTCGATGCGAAAAGAGACGCGCGTTTTTTCCTCTCGGTAGACCTCTCCCACCCTTACTTCGCCCGGGCGTGCCGGCTCGCCCGAGCGGTAGACCTCGAAGACCGCTCCCTCCCCGACGCGGGCACACTGGACAACGAAGAATTCCAGGGATACGTTTTCGGGTACTTCGAGAAGGACGAGCCGGCCGTCCCCTTCGCCGCGGAAGGTGGGCGCGGACGCCCTCGCCGCCGGGTTGGCGGCAGACAGGGAGCTGAAAAAGGCAATGAAGGTGGAAGCGATGAGGAGAAGGTTCATGGCCTGGAAACGAGCCGAGTCTAGCACGCTCGCCGCGATCGTCCTGGCGGGATCGATGGCGGCGGCTCAGGAGCCCCCCGATCTGCTCATCGCCGGAGGCACGGTGGTCACCATGGACGACGAGCTCCGCGTCCTCGAGGACGGCGCTCTCGTGATCGACGGTTCCCGCATCGTCTCGGTCCTCGCTTCGGGAGTGCCGGTCCCGGAGGCCAAAGAGAGAATCGACGCTTCGGGAATGCTCGTCGTTCCCGGCCTGGTCAATACCCACGGGCACGTCCCGATGTCGCTGCTTCGAGGTCTCGCCGACGACATGAAGCTCATGGAGTGGCTGAACGACTTCATCTTTCCCGCCGAGGCGAGAAACGTCGACGAGGAGTTCTGCTACTGGGGAACGCTCCTTTCCGCGATCGAGATGGCGCGGAGCGGCACGACGACCTTCACCGACATGTACTATTTCGAGGAGACGATCGCGAAGGCCGTCGATGAGGCAGGCCTCCGCGCCGTTCTCGGGCAGACGATCATCGGGTTCCCCGCCCCTGACTTCGAGACGACGGAGGAAGCCCTCCGGGCCACCGAGGCCTTCGTCGTCAAGTGGAAGGACCACCCCCGAGTCGTCCCTTCGGTCGCGCCGCACGCTCTCTACACCACCGATATCGAGGTCGTGGTCCGAGCGCGCGAGCTCTCTCGACGCTACCAGGTCCCCTTCCAGCTCCACGCCCACGAGTCGCCGGAGGAGGACGAGGCGGTTCGGGCGAAATACGGAGAAACGACGGCGACGCTCCTCGAGGAGAGGAACCTCCTCGGGCCGGGGATGATCCTTCATCACGCGATCACCTTGAGCGATCCCGATATCGCGCTTCTCGCCGAGAGAGGGGCCGCCGTGTCTCACAATCCCGAGAGCAACATGAAGGGGGCCTCGGGGCTCGCGCGAGTTCCCGACCTTCTGGCGCGCGGGGTCGTCGTGGGGCTCGGGACCGACGGTCCGGCAAGCAACAACAATCTCGACCTATTCGAAGAGATGGACACCGCCGCCAAGGTTCACAAGCTCGTCCGCTCCGATCCCACGGTGATGCCGGCGAAGGAGGTCTTCCGTATGGCAACCCGCGGCGGCGCGAAAGCGCTCGGGCTCGACGCGCTCGTGGGCTCGCTCGAGCCGGGAAAGCGGGCGGACGTCGTCCTCATCGACGTTCAGGTGCCGGAGCTCACGCCGATGTACGATGTCTACTCCCACCTGGTCTACGCCATCAAGGGAGCTCACGTGAAGACGGTCGTAGTCGACGGACGGGTGGTCGTGCGCGATCGAAAGATGATCACTCTCGACGAGACGGCGGTCATGGAGAAAGCACGCGCGATCCAGGCCCGTATCCGGGAGAGTCTCAAATGAGAGGTGCCATTCTCACGCTCGCTTGGCTCATGCTCGCCTGCGAGACGAGTGATACGAGCGGATGGAAGATGGTGGAACCGATGGGGGATCCCGAGCTCGAACGGCAAATCTTTCGCGCCCTCGACGCCGCGGCCTCTGTAGGCACGTATCCACCGCTTTCGAACTTCCAGGTGCGTACTGCAACCGTGATCGATGACCGTGTCGTGGTGGGGGGGAACACCGAGTACCACGTCCCGGAAGCGATTCACGGAGAGTCCGCTCTGGTGAATCACGCCATCGGGCTTTTCGGTCCCGAGGCGACGCGCGAGAAGGTCCGCTTCATCGCCTACTATACCGAGCGCTGCGGGGACAGCCTGTCGTGTGGCGATTGCCGGGATTATCAGGT
This window encodes:
- a CDS encoding amidohydrolase translates to MAWKRAESSTLAAIVLAGSMAAAQEPPDLLIAGGTVVTMDDELRVLEDGALVIDGSRIVSVLASGVPVPEAKERIDASGMLVVPGLVNTHGHVPMSLLRGLADDMKLMEWLNDFIFPAEARNVDEEFCYWGTLLSAIEMARSGTTTFTDMYYFEETIAKAVDEAGLRAVLGQTIIGFPAPDFETTEEALRATEAFVVKWKDHPRVVPSVAPHALYTTDIEVVVRARELSRRYQVPFQLHAHESPEEDEAVRAKYGETTATLLEERNLLGPGMILHHAITLSDPDIALLAERGAAVSHNPESNMKGASGLARVPDLLARGVVVGLGTDGPASNNNLDLFEEMDTAAKVHKLVRSDPTVMPAKEVFRMATRGGAKALGLDALVGSLEPGKRADVVLIDVQVPELTPMYDVYSHLVYAIKGAHVKTVVVDGRVVVRDRKMITLDETAVMEKARAIQARIRESLK
- a CDS encoding GWxTD domain-containing protein translates to MNLLLIASTFIAFFSSLSAANPAARASAPTFRGEGDGRLVLLEVPENVSLEFFVVQCARVGEGAVFEVYRSGEPARPGEVRVGEVYREEKTRVSFRIEVGATPFAPGDTFSFVTFEDMSRIDELLDRWLDEYVRWIISREEKALFESLSDPAEKLAFIESFWRRRDPTPESPPNEARDEHARRFAYALQNFGAGTPGWATDRGKIYILLGAPNTIERNPAGRTAFERPSEIWTYNNARNPRLPASMDIAFVDFTTTGRFEIVSSSNLDVVAPLRTNLGYAMSELEAIGLMRSGGTLMDQTTGLRTEINPTRLATDRFDLERDLQEIAKIPRLTQGGIRAVTEASVRFPTIPVLVEASVFHAGESSAVVPVTLSVPYARLTPEPFEDRYRYHVDLVVQYQVNGIEKALEDRIEVSLDKEAIDDYRRSELLYDASIRLPPGEYELLATVRDNPSGAVGQISSKVSVPTIESGTLTLSSLLLASAAVQAPASGQAERAPFQFGDVRLVPNLAKSFLSGRTLTAYVEAYGLEDDARIRVEFFLLKDGRLFSKVAPSHHRPGGGGEVSVRSEISLASFPPGNYVLRARISDETTGEVAERESPFTVRAR
- a CDS encoding di-heme oxidoredictase family protein, giving the protein LHDDRAGTLREAILLHGEDSPPPSGDPARSEAQEARDGFAALTSDEQSAVITFLKSLVNFSPDK